The Oryzias latipes chromosome 1, ASM223467v1 genome contains a region encoding:
- the smim14 gene encoding small integral membrane protein 14 — MAEGGFDPCECICSHEFAMRRLINLLRQSQSYCTDAECPQELPGPNGLVGGDGDLTLPMVLMGWAVVALVLFLLRPSSLRGRRPTGKPSGPQNNHGREPPAPPVD, encoded by the exons ATGGCGGAGGGCGGCTTCGACCCCTGCGAGTGCATCTGCAGTCATGAATTCGCTATGAGGCGTCTCATCAACCTG CTCAGGCAATCCCAGTCTTACTGTACAGATGCAGAGTGCCCTCAGGAGT TGCCAGGACCTAATGGACTAGTCGGTGGAGATGGAGATCTGACCCTCCCCATGGTTCTGATGGGATGGGCCGTAGTGGCCTTGGTCTTGTTTTTGCTCCGCCCATCCAGTCTCAGGGGACGACGCCCTACAGGGAAACCCTCCGGACCCCAAAAT AATCACGGAAGGGAACCTCCAGCCCCACCCGTTGACTAA
- the ube2k gene encoding ubiquitin-conjugating enzyme E2 K, with amino-acid sequence MANIAVQRIKREFKEVLKSEETSKNQIKVDLVDENFTELRGEIAGPPDTPYEGGRYQLEIKIPETYPFNPPKVRFITKIWHPNISSVTGAICLDILKDQWAAAMTLRTVLLSLQALLAAAEPDDPQDAVVANQFKQNPEMFKQTARLWSHVYAGAPASSPDYTRKIDKLCAMGFDKNAVIAALSSKSWDVETATELLLSN; translated from the exons ATGGCTAACATTGCGGTCCAGCGGATTAAGCGAGAGTTCAAAGAAGTTCTGAAAAGCGAAGAG ACAAGTAAAAACCAGATTAAAGTTGATTTGGTGGATGAGAACTTCACAGAACTACGGGGCGAGATAGCAGGTCCTCCAGATACACCATATGAAG gTGGGAGATATCAGCTTGAAATAAAGATCCCAGAAACCTATCCGTTTAATCCTCCAAAG gtgcGCTTCATAACCAAGATCTGGCATCCTAATATCAGTTCTGTCACAGGAGCAATATGTTTGGACATCTTAAAAGACCAatg GGCAGCCGCTATGACCCTGCGGACGGTGCTGTTGTCCCTACAGGCTCTTCTTGCTGCAGCAGAACCAGATGATCCACAGGATGCAGTAGTAGCAAACCag TTTAAGCAGAACCCAGAAATGTTCAAACAGACTGCAAGGCTGTGGTCCCACGTATACGCAGGTGCTCCCGCCTCCAGTCCGGACTACACACGGAAAATAGACAAACTCTGTGCCATGGGCTTTGATAAG AATGCAGTAATAGCAGCCTTGTCTTCAAAATCCTGGGACGTGGAAACGGCAACAGAGCTGCTGCTCAGCAACTGA